From the genome of Candidatus Hydrogenedentota bacterium:
CGTTCGCGCGCGCCATGGCTCCGCTGGTCACCTTCGTTCTCGTCGTGGTCCACATCGTGTTGGCGCCGTTGCTGATGCCCATGCGCATCCTGGCGTTCGCGACGCTGGGAGACGCTATCGAAGAAGCTATGGCCACGGCTCCAGTGCCAGAAGACATCGAAGAGAGGACGCTGGTCATCGCCAACGCGCCCAATAGGCATCTCACGGGCGATTTCCTGGTTGTTCGCCAGGTGTTGGGCCAACCGGTTCCGGTGCGTATCCGCACGCTTTCAGCCAACTGCCTGTGGCCCGAACCTCACGAGATCACACGGGTAGACGACCGCACGGTGTGCGTGCGGCCGCGAAACGGGTTTCAGTGGTCTCTCGCGCGGGATAAGTGCCACCCGCTTGCCCGCGGAGAGACCGTGGATCTGGGCGACGTTACGGTGGAAATTACGGCTCTGAACCGCAGGGGGCAGCCGTCTGAGGTGGTTTACCAATTCGACTATTCCGTGAACGATCCCCGGTACGTGTGGCTCGTGTACAAGGTCAACCTGAACCAGTATGTCCCGTTTCTGCCGCCGCCCGTGGGACAGACGTTTACGATCGACCCGTACGCATAGAAAACGGCATCTTCCGGTTATGACTATGAGCCGGTAACTTTGCGGACGCCGCGCCCCCAGCAATGGGTGGCCGCATAGAGTACCGCCCCCGCAATCACTACGCCCGATACCACCAGGAGGCCGAGGGGCTTCTCGGCGAGGGCATAGGTTACACAACTGTACAGCATGAACGCGGCGAAGGCGCAGAAGAGGACCGGCGTAACCGGGAATCCCGCCACCTTGAACGGGCGCGGTGTTCCGGGGTCGCTGCGGCGCAACACGAACACCGAGATGCCCGTTGCCACGAAAAACATCCACACCACGGGGGCGGTATACAGGATTGTGTCCATGAACGAGCCGGCCACGACGATGATGGCAATGCTGAGGGCGCCTTGTACGACAAGTGCCCACACCGGCGTGCCGAAGCGCTCGCTCCACAGGCCCACGCGGCTGAATACCGGATGATCGGCGCCCATCGCGTAGGAGATGCGCGCGCCTGTAAACACCAGCCCGTTCACGGCCCCGAGCGCGGATATGCAGATGAGCACGCTCACGGCCCTGGCGGCGAGGTCCGGCAACAGGGGCTTCACGGTGTCCACGGCTACCGCCGGGGAAGCGGCCATGCCTTCCGCCCCGAGCACGGATAGGTAGGCGCCGTTGACACACAGATACAGCACGGTCACCGCGGCAGTGCCCAGCGCCAGGGCCCGAACGATATTCTTCTCGGGGCATTTCACCTCGGCCGACACATACGCCATTTCGTTCCAACCCCCAAACGTGAACATTACGAGGATCAAGGCGAGCTTTACACCGCCCAACGTTATCGTTCCGGCTCCGCCTGGAGCGCTTTGGCCGCCCGGACCCACCAGCCCCGCCGCGACAATGAGCAAAAGGCCCGCCGTCTTTGCGACAGTCAAGAGGTTTTGAGTCCATTTGCCTTCTTGCACGCCCATGACGTTCATTGTCGTGAGAACCACCACGGCCGCTACGGCATACAACATGCCGGCTCGCGGGAAGGGCGCGTAGAGCGTTTGGGCGTACCGGGCAAAGATGAACGCCATCAGGGCAATGTCCCCCGGCCGAATGATGGCCAGCTGCGACCACCCGAACAAGTATCCCGCCCAGGAGCCGTAAGCACGGCTGAGGTAGATGTAGTCGCCGCCCTGATGGGGGTAGGCGGTGGCAAGTTCGGCATAACACAGTGCCCCGGCCAGGGCCAGCAAGCCGCCCGCGAGCCAGATCCCCAGAATACCGGCAGCGGTGCCCATGGCGCCGGCGACCGTGGGCGCGGTTTCGAAAATACCCGCGCCCACGATGATGCCCACGATAATGCACGTGGAATCGAATAATGACAGTGCGCGTTTCGGTTGCATATCAACGCTTTTTCAATGTGACGCTTATCCGGTTCGCCACGAATTCCGCCTCGGCCGCAAACCCGCCGCCGGTATCGCTGCGCGCGCGCAGGACCATAAACGCACATGCACTCAGGAACAGAGGTCGTGTCAGACATTCCCTCGATATCAGACAATCCCTCCTCACGTCACCGGCATTAAGCGCCCGGGCCCGCCCATCTGCTAAATGGGTCTGCTCCAACGACTTTATCATAAGCGAACCGTTATCAGCAGCAATGCAGAGGCCTCATTGCCGTTTAAAGTAGATATCTTCTCTAAGGTTCTGTTCGCTTCTTCAATAATCTGTCCACCGATGATCACCGAGGGCGGCATTCCCCCGTGTCCTTCGGCGCCTGCGCCAGCCGTGCTGTCACAGCTCTCAGCTTCCCTGATTCTCGTCCATTGTCTTGAGACCCGCGGCCGCAAGCGCTTCCCCCTCTCAGGCGTGTTAGCGGAAAGGTCCGCGAGCCGCTATACTCTGAGGTCTTGCAGGTCATCAAACAACAAGGCGCGACTATGAGACCCAACAACGAAAGCACTGTGAGGATTCTTGGCGAGGGCCGTTTTCTGAGGCTGGTGGACCGCGATTCGTGGGAACACGTCGAGCGCATCAACGTTTCCGGCGTGGTCTGCATGGTTGCGGTCACGCCCCGCAACGAGCTCATCCTCGTGGAACAATACCGCGCCGCGTTGCGCAGGGCGACCATTGAAATCCCGGCGGGGCTGGTGGGCGACATCCCCGGCGGAGAGGACGAGGCGTTCGAAACCGCCGCCACGCGCGAACTTGAGGAGGAATCGGGCTACACCGCCTCCCACATGCGTTTTCTGAGCGAGGGCCCCACGTCGTCGGGCATCTGTTCAGAGACTATCCGGTTCTATCGCGCCGAGGGCGTGCGCAAGATCAGCGACGGCGGCGGGGACCATTCCGAGGACATCATCGTGCACATCGTGCCCCTCGCGGGCATTCACGACTGGCTGGAAAAGCAGCCCGAACGCGGCGTGTTCATCGACCCGAAGGTGTATGCCGCACTGTATTTCGCTGGGTGCGGCGCCCCGCAATAAGCCCGCGCGAAAGGGGGGTACATGGCCGGACGTTATCGATTCCATTGCATGCTGACCCTGGTTCTGGCCGCCGTGTGCGCCGGTGCGCAGGAAGTCACCTATACCGCCGCGCTCGTGGCGCCCGCCTCGGAAGAGTGGCTGGCGGTGCGCGGCTCGCTGGAAAAAGAGCTGAATGACGCCGGATACCAAGTCGTGCCGTTCGGGTTTGCGGATCTGTGCGACCCCGCGAAGCTCACCATCGCGGCCATCGACCTGTTAGTGCTGCCGGACGCGTCGGCCCTCCCGGCGCAGTCAACGGGCGTCATCGAGGCGTTTCTGAAGGACGGGGGGGACATCGTCGCGTGCAATACCCCGATGTGGCGCGACCAGCTTATCGACGACGAAGGCGCCTGGGTTCCCCGCGCGGAATACCAGCGCCGCCACGCACAGGACTTATTGGAGAATGTCCTGTTCGATTTTGATGCCACCGCTCCCGGGCAGTGGCGCCGAAACACGAATGACCCGTCCACACCCGCATCCCACGAGATTGCCGCCGCGGACGGCGCACCCTTCGAACGCGCGTTGCGGGTCACGCTCGGCGGTTTGAACAACTGGGACACCTTGGTGAGTCCCGAACTGGCCAATCCGTTCCCGGAAGGCCACACGCTGACCGTGTTCTGGGCGAAGGGCAGCCAGCGCACCACGGCGCTGGCCGTCGAGTGGGCCGAGAAAGACGGGTCGCGCTGGATCGCCACGGTCCCGTTGGCACCCGAGTGGCGGCAGTACGTGCTTCAACCCGCGGACTTCAAATTCTGGGAAAGCGTTCCAGCGCGTGCGAACACCGAGTTCAATCCCGCCAACGTGGCGCACACGAGCATCGGCCTCGCGTTTACTCACACGCCCCTCCCCGGCGGCGGGCACGAATACTGGCTTGGCCCTTTCGGCACCGCCCAACGCTCATCCATGCACGAAAAACTGCTTACCGCGTTCAACGTGCCCGTACTCGAAACCCTCTCGCCGGGATACAAGTTTTTCGAATGCACGGATGTCGCGAAACTCCAGGGCTGCCATAGGGAACAAGAAGTCACTTTTGACAAGCCAGTACAGGTTCTTTCGTCGCACCCGCGTCCAGGCCCCGGCGGGTTTGACAAAGGCCGGGCGTGGCGGTGGAGCCCGTTGCTCCAGGCTTTTTCCGGAGAAGGAGAATGGCGAGGCAATCCCGCCACGCTGTATGTCAATGCCGACGGGGCCTACAAGGGCGGCGTGTGGGTTTCTCTCAGCATTCCCGAGCCTGCGTTGTATACAGCCCCTGGCAGCCCGGTCACAGGCCTCCTCGTGGATACGCTCGCACAGATTCGGGGCGGCGTGTTCATCCTGGACGGCGGCGCGAACTACTACACCTATTTCGAAGGCCAGACCGCCGAGCTTGGCGCCCGGCTCGTCAACGTCGGTAAGGAAGCGGTTAACGACGAAAAAGTGCTGCTGACCATAGGCCGTGACGATGTCCAGGAGTGGTCTGTATCCCTTGCGCCGGGCGAAATCGCGCGAATCACGGTTTCGGAGTCCGTCGCCAGCTGGCCGGAAGAAGGCGTGAACATCAGCATAGCGTTTCCGCCCTACGACATCGCGGAGCACGACGTCCACATCTGGCGGCCGAAGGCGGAGAAGAGTTTCATCACGGTCGAGAACGGCGATTTCATGCTGGAGGGCGCGCGGTGGCGGCCCCATGGGGTGAACTACATGCCGTCGTCGGGCATCGGCGCCGAGGACTGGGACTATTTTGAGCATTGGCTCGGGGCGCGGGCGTATGACCCCGAGATCATCCAGCGCGACCTCGACCATATCAAAGACATGGGGATGAACTCGGTCAGCATTTTCATTCATTACGCCGCGCTCGAGTCGCAGAACCTCCTCGATTTGCTCCGCCGCCTCGAAAAGATGGACATGAAGGCCAATTTGTCGCTGCGGCCCGGGACGCCTTTCGAATTCGAGTGGGACAAAATGCGCGCGCTCATCGAGCGCTACCGCCTGTGGGACAACGACACGGTCTACGCCTACGACCTCGCCTGGGAGCCCATGTTCGGCGACCATGAAGGCCGCAAACGGTGGGACGCGCACTGGCGGCAATGGATCAACGAGCGTTACGGCAGCATCGAGAACGCCGAGAAGGACTGGGAGTTCCAGGCGCCGCGCGAGCCCGGCGGGCACGTGACCAACCCGCTCGACCCGAACGTGGTCGAGGACGGTCCGCATTGGCGCATGATGGCCGCGTACCGCCGGTTCCTCGACACGCTCCTTTACGAATACTACGGCCGCGCGCGGCGGCTGGTGCGCAGCGTCGATCCGAACCATCTCGTGAGCTTCCGCATGACGCTGGCGGGCGATCCCACGGCGCGGTGGTCGAAAACCGTTCCCTACGACTACGCGTATCTGTCGGGCGCCGTGGACCTCCTCGAACCGGAGGGTTACGGCCGGATCGGCGACTGGGAACGCGTCAAGCCCGGCCGGTTCACTTACGAATACAGCCGCTGGGCGAATGCGGGGCTCCCGCTCATCTGGGCCGAAGCGGGCGTGAGCGCGTGGTCCCAGGCGCTCATGACAACGCCCCAGGAACAGCTGGATTTCCAGGGCAGGTTCTACACTGATGTGTACCGCATGATGATCGAGAGCGGCGCGGACGGCATTTACTGGTGGTGGTACCCGGGCGGATACCGCACCAACGAGCGCAGCGATTTCGGCATCATCAACCCCGACGGCTCGGACCGGCCCGTCACGCAGGTCATTCGCGGCCACGCCCGGCCGTTCCTCGATGCGCCGCCGGCCAAACCCGTCGACTATTGGCTCGTTTTCGACCGCGACGTGCATCCCGATGGTATCGCGGGCGTCTATGACGCCGCGAAGGAAGAATTCTGGGCCGCTGTCGGCGATGGCAAAACGCCCGGCCTGCACACCCGGGGCACGGGCACAACGTCGGCGGACTGCCCCCTCGACGCGGTCGGCAACGTGCCGTACAACGGAACCAATCCGCTCAAATACCTCGACGGCTTCTTCGACG
Proteins encoded in this window:
- a CDS encoding amino acid permease encodes the protein MQPKRALSLFDSTCIIVGIIVGAGIFETAPTVAGAMGTAAGILGIWLAGGLLALAGALCYAELATAYPHQGGDYIYLSRAYGSWAGYLFGWSQLAIIRPGDIALMAFIFARYAQTLYAPFPRAGMLYAVAAVVVLTTMNVMGVQEGKWTQNLLTVAKTAGLLLIVAAGLVGPGGQSAPGGAGTITLGGVKLALILVMFTFGGWNEMAYVSAEVKCPEKNIVRALALGTAAVTVLYLCVNGAYLSVLGAEGMAASPAVAVDTVKPLLPDLAARAVSVLICISALGAVNGLVFTGARISYAMGADHPVFSRVGLWSERFGTPVWALVVQGALSIAIIVVAGSFMDTILYTAPVVWMFFVATGISVFVLRRSDPGTPRPFKVAGFPVTPVLFCAFAAFMLYSCVTYALAEKPLGLLVVSGVVIAGAVLYAATHCWGRGVRKVTGS
- a CDS encoding NUDIX hydrolase, translating into MRPNNESTVRILGEGRFLRLVDRDSWEHVERINVSGVVCMVAVTPRNELILVEQYRAALRRATIEIPAGLVGDIPGGEDEAFETAATRELEEESGYTASHMRFLSEGPTSSGICSETIRFYRAEGVRKISDGGGDHSEDIIVHIVPLAGIHDWLEKQPERGVFIDPKVYAALYFAGCGAPQ